The nucleotide sequence CTGTCTAATATCTGGCCTTCGTTGAAGCAAATCCGCTGGTATACCAATTTGGATAATCTCAGGGACAAAGTCCACCTGAGACAAAGTAGTCCTCTGCAATCCATCCTCATAAGTCCCCAACAAGCTCATTAAGGCTATTTCAACGGATCTTAACTCCCTTTTCTTTTGTACTAATAGGGATTTTGAATTCAGCAATTGGGCCTCAAACTGGTCTACTGCTAGCTGGGTTTCCTTTCCTGATTCCTTAAGGTCTTTGGAAAGTTTAAATGCTGTCTCCTGATAAGCAATATTCTTGGATAGAATGATAACCTCTTCATCCAAACCTACCATTTCATAATACAACTTAGCTACATTGGCAATCAGCTGAGTCTTGACCATATTGGCCGCCTGCTCAGTAGCCAGCCAGCGTGCCATTGCTGCCTTTTTTCTATTGGAAAATTTACCCCAAATATCCAATTCCCAAGCAAACTGGGCACCAAGTACGAAATCCTTATAGGGAGATGGTATTTTTTGGTCCTCAGAAAGATTATCAGAAAAATTGGTATCATAATTCCCCACTCCATCCATGGTATAATCTCCAAATTTTTTCTGCCTTGCTCCAACTATAGCGCTGATTTCAGGTAACACACCTAGCTTCCCTACTTTCATCTGGGAATTGGCGATGCGAATTCTTTCTAAAGTCTTTAAGACATCTTGGTTATTTTCAATTGCTTTTGAAATCAATCGCTTTAAACGCTCATCTTCAAAAAACATCCTCCAATGCTCTTCAGCCAAGGTTTCCACCGAATCCTGGATTACACCGTAATCATCCGGAATAGTCAATTCTTGATCTTGGGCGATCTCACCAGTTTTACAGGACCAGGCCAGCAATAAGGTAAAAAGACCGCTAAATATTACTCTTTTATTCATCATGCTTTTTCTGCTGCTTTTTCTATTGGTTCTTCTGACTTTTTCTTAAAATGTGTACCGATTGATTCAAAGACCACATATAGACCTGGAATCAAGAAAACGCCCACTACGGT is from Echinicola marina and encodes:
- a CDS encoding TolC family protein; this encodes MMNKRVIFSGLFTLLLAWSCKTGEIAQDQELTIPDDYGVIQDSVETLAEEHWRMFFEDERLKRLISKAIENNQDVLKTLERIRIANSQMKVGKLGVLPEISAIVGARQKKFGDYTMDGVGNYDTNFSDNLSEDQKIPSPYKDFVLGAQFAWELDIWGKFSNRKKAAMARWLATEQAANMVKTQLIANVAKLYYEMVGLDEEVIILSKNIAYQETAFKLSKDLKESGKETQLAVDQFEAQLLNSKSLLVQKKRELRSVEIALMSLLGTYEDGLQRTTLSQVDFVPEIIQIGIPADLLQRRPDIRQAEMELEASKADVKVARAAFFPSLNLVGGVGFNAFDISKLFLSPASTFYEAGANLMAPIFNKGRIKASFEQAKASQKIAFLDYEQTVLNAYLEVLDMVNVYSTLDEQLTLKTDEVLVLRRSISNANTMFSVGYANYLDVINSQNRALEAELDYVGLKTQKLKSIVNLYRALGGSMSQ